A DNA window from Desulfobaccales bacterium contains the following coding sequences:
- a CDS encoding YkgJ family cysteine cluster protein, translating into MADKKFLGKIHGEPWDALAKGPREALSTIWNDYLAEVLQISPKSERYKILRREIETAAGFKDVYESWNSLPSESRAVAWRRLMTASRNQILERGQSCVRCGDCCGKGSPALLGPDLGLFNREVLTLNDVYTLRSGEKATTRDGQVTALKEERLKVREVPGSRQCWFYMAATQTCRIYEDRPEQCRRQNCWSEPPDPPAPEELLQRHHLLAGVPEVWELIQEHQARCDCAAVARLLADLASGQEEASDALFEALHFDHYLRQLLIDDWEVTPAATDLLLGRPLSDFLETYGLLATLTPEGVFRLEPRQEPANLMGGD; encoded by the coding sequence ATGGCCGATAAGAAATTTTTAGGCAAGATTCATGGAGAACCGTGGGACGCTTTGGCCAAAGGCCCGCGGGAGGCATTATCCACCATCTGGAACGATTATCTGGCTGAGGTCTTGCAAATCTCTCCCAAGAGCGAGCGCTACAAGATCCTGCGCCGGGAGATCGAGACGGCCGCAGGGTTTAAAGATGTTTACGAGAGCTGGAATAGCCTCCCTTCCGAGTCCCGAGCCGTTGCCTGGCGCCGATTGATGACCGCCAGCCGCAACCAGATCCTGGAGCGGGGGCAGAGCTGCGTCCGGTGCGGCGACTGCTGCGGCAAGGGCAGCCCTGCGCTGCTGGGTCCCGATCTGGGGCTCTTTAACCGGGAAGTCCTGACCTTAAACGACGTCTATACTCTACGGTCCGGGGAGAAAGCGACCACCCGGGATGGGCAGGTGACCGCGCTGAAAGAGGAACGGCTGAAGGTCCGGGAGGTTCCGGGTAGCCGCCAGTGTTGGTTTTATATGGCAGCCACTCAGACCTGCCGCATCTATGAGGATCGGCCGGAGCAGTGCCGCCGCCAGAATTGCTGGAGCGAGCCCCCAGACCCGCCTGCCCCAGAGGAGCTGTTGCAGCGCCACCACCTCCTCGCCGGCGTGCCCGAGGTGTGGGAATTGATCCAGGAACATCAAGCCCGCTGTGACTGCGCCGCCGTAGCCCGCCTGTTAGCCGATCTGGCGAGCGGTCAGGAAGAGGCCAGCGACGCCCTGTTCGAGGCCCTGCACTTCGATCACTATCTGCGGCAGTTGCTCATCGACGACTGGGAAGTCACCCCGGCGGCCACCGATCTTCTCCTGGGCCGGCCTCTGAGCGACTTTTTGGAGACTTATGGCTTGTTGGCCACTCTCACCCCGGAAGGGGTTTTTCGCCTGGAACCGCGCCAGGAGCCCGCGAATTTAATGGGGGGGGACTGA